The Candidatus Nanosynbacter featherlites DNA window TCTTGATTTTGTTGAAATACAAGACAAGGGTCGCTACATACGGGAAATTGAGAATGAAAATAAAGGCGAGGCGGGTACAACCACGGAGGCATCGGTAAAAACGCCAAAACTACTTTCGATGTTTCGGCTTAACGCTGATATTCACGCTTCCATAGAAGCGCAAAAAATCGTCCGAAGTACTATCTCAAACACAATACTTACTGACTTCATCGAAAAAGCCGAACAAGATAAAGGTGTCGAGCGTCTCTCAGGCTATGACATTCAACTAACAGAAGAAACTCGTCTAACAATCTATACGGCGATTACGGATGCTGCGAGTGGTAATCTTCCTATGGACCAACAAGGGATGGGAATGGAGGTGTCAAAGTTCGGCGCTGTA harbors:
- a CDS encoding DUF6414 family protein, with the protein product MTKSKLTKIVYFDEQTALDFVEIQDKGRYIREIENENKGEAGTTTEASVKTPKLLSMFRLNADIHASIEAQKIVRSTISNTILTDFIEKAEQDKGVERLSGYDIQLTEETRLTIYTAITDAASGNLPMDQQGMGMEVSKFGAVLKNLQGYLECNAVKDGKASAILRFNSTSFRNNYRLADIINMDLQYYGVKVGTTDTSTLSSLGLDLTNNPTDTQDELNRLLKSTDADPSGEKLDVYDIILAGVFNDAAN